In Archangium violaceum, the following are encoded in one genomic region:
- the rplQ gene encoding 50S ribosomal protein L17, which produces MRHKVGQRKLHRTTSHRLAMLHNMVTSLLEHEAIRTTLPKAKEARALAERIITLGKRGGLANVRLAERTVRNRAILQKVFSEYKTRYANRPGGYTRIVRLGFRKGDGAEMALLELVDRPAKAVQPEGTEGAAQATEPKTEG; this is translated from the coding sequence ATGCGTCACAAGGTCGGACAGAGGAAGCTCCACCGCACCACGAGCCACCGGCTCGCGATGCTCCACAACATGGTCACCTCGCTGCTCGAGCACGAGGCCATCCGCACCACGCTGCCCAAGGCCAAGGAGGCCCGGGCCCTCGCCGAGCGCATCATCACCCTCGGCAAGCGCGGTGGTCTGGCCAACGTGCGCCTCGCGGAGCGGACGGTTCGCAACCGCGCCATCCTCCAGAAGGTGTTCAGCGAGTACAAGACCCGCTACGCCAATCGCCCGGGCGGTTACACCCGCATCGTGCGCCTCGGCTTCCGCAAGGGTGACGGCGCCGAGATGGCCCTGCTGGAGCTGGTGGATCGTCCCGCCAAGGCCGTTCAGCCCGAGGGCACCGAGGGCGCCGCTCAGGCCACGGAGCCCAAGACGGAGGGGTAG
- a CDS encoding tetratricopeptide repeat protein, whose product MRLPPSDSRRPPRRLTTWAGVAVLGLGLATGCGHGTAAERPLEPRDQARAYLAKNQPERAVPLLEAELARAPEDLALARALTEAQVKAGHTDAWIAELQRRNAQGERAVNHYMLGLAYFSRASDAGSPAVAAFERALAMKPDEPEFHYRLGLARLESEQYAEAVGPLRRAAELAPERAGIRLPLAKALHHTGDSAGAVKALGALVKREPSPSEVARARALMDQIADPFARFPKAAEPKLEEAMRYLQELDAPHPAIVNFEEILRDYPDLAVVHALLGLAWQRLDDAGRAVEEFKRAIELAPEDGKNHFYLGELYLARQRPEAARPYLEKAVELNPLLDTAWFRLGDLHLERKDLKAAGEAFRVLTHLQPDAVPPRGKLALVLQLEGDWAGAERELMQVVEKDPENLEFTLRLGILFTEQAKQSSKPEERRVAAEKAERWLRKVLEAQPENVMASRALQQLKTPGQ is encoded by the coding sequence GTGCGACTTCCCCCCTCCGACTCCCGCCGCCCGCCGCGCCGTCTCACCACCTGGGCCGGAGTGGCCGTGCTGGGCCTGGGCCTCGCCACCGGCTGCGGCCATGGCACCGCCGCCGAGCGCCCCCTCGAGCCGCGCGACCAGGCCCGCGCCTACCTGGCGAAGAACCAGCCCGAGCGCGCCGTGCCGCTGCTGGAGGCCGAGCTCGCCCGGGCTCCGGAGGACCTGGCGCTGGCGCGGGCCCTCACCGAGGCCCAGGTGAAGGCGGGCCACACGGACGCGTGGATCGCCGAGCTGCAGCGCCGCAATGCCCAGGGGGAGCGGGCGGTGAACCACTACATGCTGGGCCTGGCGTACTTCTCGCGGGCCTCGGACGCGGGGAGCCCGGCGGTGGCGGCCTTCGAGCGGGCCCTGGCGATGAAGCCGGACGAACCCGAGTTCCACTACCGGCTGGGGCTCGCCCGGTTGGAGTCCGAGCAGTACGCGGAGGCGGTGGGTCCGCTGCGCCGGGCGGCCGAGCTCGCCCCGGAGCGCGCCGGCATCCGCCTGCCGCTGGCCAAGGCGCTGCACCACACGGGGGACTCGGCGGGGGCGGTGAAGGCCCTGGGCGCGCTGGTGAAGAGGGAGCCGAGCCCCTCCGAGGTGGCCAGGGCCCGGGCGCTGATGGATCAGATCGCCGATCCCTTCGCGCGCTTCCCCAAGGCGGCCGAGCCGAAGCTGGAGGAGGCCATGCGCTACCTCCAGGAGCTGGACGCGCCGCACCCGGCCATCGTGAACTTCGAGGAGATCCTCCGGGACTACCCGGACCTGGCGGTGGTGCACGCGCTGCTGGGGCTGGCGTGGCAGCGGCTGGACGACGCGGGCCGGGCGGTGGAGGAGTTCAAGCGGGCGATCGAGCTGGCGCCCGAGGACGGCAAGAACCACTTCTACCTGGGCGAGCTGTACCTGGCGCGGCAGAGGCCGGAGGCGGCGAGGCCGTACCTGGAGAAGGCGGTGGAGCTCAACCCGCTGCTGGACACGGCGTGGTTCCGGCTGGGGGACCTCCACCTGGAGCGCAAGGACCTGAAGGCGGCGGGAGAGGCCTTCCGGGTGCTCACCCACCTGCAGCCGGACGCGGTGCCGCCGAGGGGCAAGTTGGCGCTGGTGCTCCAGCTGGAGGGCGACTGGGCGGGCGCCGAGCGCGAGCTGATGCAGGTGGTGGAGAAGGATCCGGAGAACCTCGAGTTCACGCTGCGGCTGGGCATCCTCTTCACCGAGCAGGCGAAGCAGTCCTCGAAGCCCGAGGAGCGCCGGGTAGCGGCCGAGAAGGCGGAGCGCTGGCTGCGCAAGGTGCTGGAGGCCCAGCCGGAGAACGTGATGGCGTCCCGGGCGCTGCAGCAGCTGAAGACTCCCGGCCAGTAG
- a CDS encoding lysophospholipid acyltransferase family protein → MLRNLLCIVVAVVATAIFFPMTVVVALVTLDPGATVWVARRLWSPILILTGGARVVVTGQENVDPKRPTIYVSNHQSTLDIPIHFVTVPVNFRYVAKHQLKYVPLIGWYLWMAGHIFVNRGRREKAIASLDDAARKIRGGTSVFLYPEGTRSDDGRVLPFKKGPFALALKSRVPVVPITIEGSGRVMPKNSWNIQPGPVYVKIGKPIDTTAFAEDDREGLARAVRDVIIAQSLELGGKGGDPERAVAAVGIEGDSRARSAS, encoded by the coding sequence ATGCTCCGTAACCTGTTGTGCATAGTGGTCGCGGTGGTCGCCACCGCCATCTTCTTCCCCATGACCGTGGTGGTGGCGCTCGTCACCCTGGATCCGGGGGCCACGGTGTGGGTGGCACGTCGGCTGTGGTCGCCCATCCTCATCCTCACGGGCGGGGCGCGCGTGGTGGTGACGGGCCAGGAGAACGTGGACCCCAAGCGGCCCACCATCTACGTCTCCAACCACCAGTCCACGCTGGACATCCCCATCCACTTCGTGACGGTGCCGGTGAACTTCCGCTACGTGGCCAAGCACCAGCTCAAGTACGTGCCGCTCATCGGCTGGTACCTGTGGATGGCCGGGCACATCTTCGTCAACCGGGGCAGGCGCGAGAAGGCGATCGCCTCGCTGGATGACGCGGCGCGGAAGATCCGCGGCGGCACGAGCGTGTTCCTCTACCCCGAGGGCACGCGCTCGGACGACGGCCGCGTGCTGCCCTTCAAGAAGGGCCCCTTCGCGCTGGCGCTCAAGTCCCGCGTGCCCGTGGTGCCCATCACCATCGAGGGCTCCGGCAGGGTGATGCCGAAGAACTCCTGGAACATCCAGCCCGGCCCCGTGTACGTGAAGATTGGCAAGCCCATCGACACCACGGCGTTCGCCGAGGATGACCGCGAGGGGCTGGCCCGGGCCGTCCGAGACGTCATCATCGCGCAGAGCCTCGAGCTGGGCGGCAAGGGAGGCGATCCCGAGCGCGCCGTCGCCGCCGTCGGTATCGAGGGCGATTCCCGCGCCCGCAGCGCCTCCTGA
- a CDS encoding deoxynucleoside kinase, whose protein sequence is MCVARWGYKRGALARKKFIAIAGNIGAGKTELTSFLCRKYGLTPFFEPNEENPYLADFYKDMKTWAFRSQLFFLTAKFRLHRQLERSPGTALQDRTLYEDAEIFAKNLFRQRYIDKRDWGMYRELYASFSETLAPPDLMIYLRCPVRTLRQRIRLRGREMEQDIPTSYLKRLNGLYEEWFTGYKLSPVLVLPTDKLDYLTNLVDRVDLFRQIEKHL, encoded by the coding sequence GTGTGTGTCGCCCGGTGGGGGTACAAGCGGGGTGCCTTGGCCAGGAAGAAGTTCATCGCGATCGCGGGCAACATCGGGGCCGGGAAGACGGAGCTCACGTCCTTCCTCTGCCGGAAGTACGGCCTCACTCCCTTCTTCGAACCCAATGAGGAGAATCCCTACCTCGCCGACTTCTACAAGGACATGAAGACCTGGGCGTTCCGCTCCCAGCTCTTCTTCCTCACGGCCAAGTTCCGCCTCCACCGCCAGCTCGAGCGCTCGCCGGGCACGGCCCTGCAGGATCGCACCCTGTACGAGGACGCGGAGATCTTCGCCAAGAACCTCTTCCGGCAGCGCTACATCGACAAGCGCGACTGGGGCATGTACCGCGAGCTCTACGCGTCCTTCTCCGAGACGCTCGCCCCGCCGGATCTGATGATCTACCTGCGCTGCCCCGTGAGGACCCTGCGCCAGCGCATCCGCCTGCGCGGCCGGGAGATGGAGCAGGACATCCCCACCTCGTACCTCAAACGGCTCAACGGCCTGTACGAGGAATGGTTCACTGGCTACAAGTTGTCCCCCGTCCTCGTTCTCCCGACGGACAAGCTGGATTATCTGACGAACCTGGTGGATCGCGTGGACCTGTTCCGACAGATCGAGAAGCACCTGTGA
- a CDS encoding DUF2314 domain-containing protein has translation MKEVYLVASARASPVSLEALRASFESEDMTFLPGQDGQGFNVEAEGVRVEVVYEQRPTPQEWTSDLFSGSEPALSALGSARGFYRFAFEVGTPQPTVPVFVALMCARILLLHSEGVLVDITSSKVHEAEDVSEITELDFDIRDHVNLHAVEVIEGDTPLWVHSHGMEKFGARDLEIFHLGEQDLLPAEAFLHELCTDLAFGQVPALRTEMGTSEGQTFMLVPSEEARTNLLGVPLEAFEGHEGLFLTVVSPQGRHNTAELLRPFRERFAQEPTERTESMQQETQVLLPAFKARFLRRGLMEPLTFVVRSSFETHPEGNTVTEQLWMEVLSWDDGVVVGRLVDGAVHTTEWRKGAHVEVPESEINALALSREGRTLDEEEVRALLNAERPM, from the coding sequence GTGAAGGAGGTCTACCTCGTCGCCAGCGCTCGCGCTTCGCCGGTGTCCCTGGAAGCGCTGCGCGCCTCCTTCGAATCCGAGGACATGACCTTCCTCCCCGGACAGGACGGCCAGGGCTTCAACGTGGAGGCCGAGGGCGTCCGCGTCGAGGTCGTCTACGAGCAGCGGCCCACCCCCCAGGAGTGGACCTCGGACCTGTTCTCCGGCAGCGAGCCCGCCTTGTCGGCGCTCGGCAGCGCCCGCGGCTTCTACCGCTTCGCCTTCGAGGTGGGCACGCCCCAGCCCACCGTGCCCGTCTTCGTCGCGCTGATGTGCGCCCGAATCCTCCTGCTGCACTCGGAGGGCGTGCTGGTGGACATCACCTCGTCCAAGGTCCACGAGGCCGAGGACGTGTCGGAGATCACCGAGCTGGACTTCGACATCCGCGACCACGTCAACCTCCACGCCGTGGAGGTCATCGAGGGGGATACCCCCTTGTGGGTGCACTCGCACGGCATGGAGAAGTTCGGCGCGAGGGATCTGGAGATCTTCCACCTGGGCGAGCAGGACCTGTTGCCCGCCGAGGCCTTCCTCCACGAGCTGTGCACGGACCTGGCCTTCGGGCAGGTGCCGGCGCTGCGCACGGAGATGGGGACCAGCGAGGGGCAGACCTTCATGCTGGTGCCCTCGGAGGAGGCGCGCACGAACCTGCTCGGGGTGCCGCTGGAGGCCTTCGAGGGCCATGAGGGCCTGTTCCTCACCGTGGTGTCGCCTCAGGGGCGGCACAACACCGCGGAGCTGCTGCGGCCCTTCCGGGAGCGCTTCGCCCAGGAGCCGACCGAGCGCACCGAGTCCATGCAACAGGAGACCCAGGTGCTCCTGCCGGCCTTCAAGGCGCGCTTCCTGCGCCGGGGACTGATGGAGCCGCTCACCTTCGTGGTGCGCTCCTCCTTCGAGACCCACCCGGAAGGCAACACGGTGACGGAGCAGCTGTGGATGGAGGTGCTCTCCTGGGACGACGGCGTCGTGGTCGGCCGCCTGGTGGACGGGGCGGTCCACACCACCGAGTGGCGCAAGGGCGCCCACGTCGAGGTGCCCGAGTCGGAGATCAACGCACTGGCACTCAGCCGCGAAGGTCGCACCCTGGACGAGGAAGAGGTCCGCGCCCTGCTGAATGCCGAACGCCCGATGTAG
- a CDS encoding sigma 54-interacting transcriptional regulator, with amino-acid sequence MPALLLLSGPAAGLRYEVLAEATIGRSPSCEIPLPEDDQVSRRHARFAVVDGKVRLSDLGSRNGTAVNGERISGEVVLHAGDRVQVGKTTVLVEPPGAASLVGSAPGEASHRPIEEVLPHVGAEAALYSAGTALLGATSEAMVLRHAAEQALHALHADAAAALLGSIKGLLTAAVVGAPSVEVPRDMALIALERSEQGRSDQALCSPLVASGGQPFGLLYVERSEPPFTEAEGQLAAMLGRLAGEAYVAVRSRAGGAPPRVDMAGNSRPFRKLVEQARRAAASAAPVVLSGEPGSGKSLCASYIHSRSPRALGPLVRVDCRDAAASLEEVLFGRSSGSGQPPLTSALLVADGGTLVLLHVEALPRAMAERLARLLARKTAPARQGGEEPVDFRLIVTAGTPLSALVAKGEVEASLIRQLAGLELQVPPLRERRADVPTLFELFSTRGARATRKGPPVLTPEARRLLVDYDWPHNVRELGLLAERLSLVHAGSQLHALNLPPEIQEGSAAPSSLTLQERVTRLERDAIAEALRTAGGKKIVAARMLGISRPTLDKKIEDYGLTVSRRRA; translated from the coding sequence ATGCCCGCCCTGTTGCTCCTCTCCGGCCCCGCCGCCGGCCTGCGTTACGAGGTCCTCGCGGAGGCGACGATCGGCCGCAGCCCCTCGTGTGAGATTCCCCTCCCCGAGGACGACCAGGTGTCCCGCCGCCACGCGCGCTTCGCCGTGGTGGACGGCAAGGTGCGCCTGTCCGATCTGGGCTCGCGCAACGGCACGGCGGTCAATGGCGAGCGCATCTCCGGCGAGGTGGTGCTCCACGCCGGCGATCGCGTCCAGGTGGGCAAGACGACGGTGCTCGTGGAGCCGCCTGGCGCGGCCTCGCTGGTGGGCTCGGCCCCGGGCGAGGCGAGTCACCGCCCCATCGAGGAGGTGCTGCCGCACGTGGGCGCGGAGGCGGCGCTGTACTCGGCGGGGACGGCGCTGCTGGGCGCCACCAGCGAGGCCATGGTGCTGCGGCACGCCGCGGAGCAGGCGCTGCACGCGCTGCACGCGGACGCGGCCGCCGCGCTCCTCGGCAGCATCAAGGGGCTGCTCACCGCGGCCGTGGTGGGTGCGCCTTCCGTGGAGGTGCCTCGCGACATGGCCCTCATCGCCCTGGAGCGCTCCGAGCAGGGTCGCTCGGACCAGGCCCTGTGCTCACCGCTGGTGGCCTCGGGCGGGCAGCCCTTCGGGTTGTTGTACGTGGAGCGCTCGGAGCCTCCCTTCACCGAGGCGGAGGGGCAGCTGGCGGCCATGCTGGGACGGCTCGCGGGCGAGGCCTATGTGGCGGTGCGCTCGCGCGCGGGCGGAGCGCCGCCCCGGGTGGACATGGCCGGCAACTCGCGCCCCTTCCGCAAGTTGGTGGAGCAGGCCCGCCGCGCCGCCGCCAGCGCCGCGCCCGTGGTGCTCTCCGGTGAGCCCGGAAGCGGCAAGTCCCTGTGCGCCAGTTACATCCACTCGCGCTCGCCCCGGGCCCTGGGGCCCCTGGTGCGGGTGGACTGCCGGGACGCGGCGGCCTCCCTGGAAGAGGTGCTCTTCGGACGCTCCAGCGGCTCCGGCCAGCCCCCGCTGACCTCGGCGCTGCTCGTCGCGGACGGGGGCACGCTGGTGCTGCTCCACGTGGAGGCCCTCCCGCGCGCCATGGCGGAGCGGCTCGCCCGGCTGCTCGCGCGCAAGACGGCCCCGGCGCGACAGGGCGGCGAGGAGCCCGTGGACTTCCGCCTCATCGTCACCGCGGGCACCCCGCTGTCGGCCCTCGTCGCGAAAGGGGAGGTGGAGGCCTCGCTGATCCGACAGCTGGCGGGGCTCGAGCTGCAGGTGCCTCCCCTGCGCGAGCGCCGCGCCGACGTCCCCACGCTCTTCGAGCTCTTCTCCACCCGGGGCGCGCGCGCCACCCGGAAGGGGCCTCCCGTGCTCACCCCCGAGGCCCGGCGGTTGCTCGTGGACTACGACTGGCCGCACAACGTGCGCGAGCTGGGCCTGCTCGCCGAGCGGCTCTCGCTGGTGCACGCCGGCTCGCAGCTCCACGCACTGAACCTGCCGCCGGAGATCCAGGAGGGCAGTGCCGCGCCCTCGTCGCTCACCCTCCAGGAGCGCGTCACCCGGCTGGAGCGCGACGCCATCGCCGAGGCCCTGCGCACGGCGGGCGGGAAGAAGATCGTCGCCGCCCGGATGCTGGGCATCAGCCGGCCCACGCTGGACAAGAAGATCGAGGACTACGGCCTCACGGTGTCGCGGCGGCGCGCGTGA
- a CDS encoding DMT family transporter, whose protein sequence is MSSPSTTAAAPASADAPRVISLSDLALVLVVIIWGTNYTVVKEALGSFPPLAFMALRFAIAAAAMAVVLHTREGWKPLPRSTLLKLVGLGFVGNTLYQLCFILGLSHTTAANSGMLTSGTPVLTALLGAALGVDRLRKPLAMGLALAVPGMLLIVSARGPELDAATRQGDFLILGASLCWALYTVGIRSLGAELSALRITALTMITGAPGVILMGLPSVMELKVESIGPGAWSGLVYSALIPLVLAYVVWSRSVQAVGSSRTAIYNSGTPVVAAVTAWLVRGEQPTGLQIAGAVLVICGVLVSRRR, encoded by the coding sequence TTGAGCTCCCCGAGCACCACCGCCGCCGCCCCCGCTTCCGCCGACGCACCCCGCGTGATCTCCCTCTCGGATCTCGCGCTCGTCCTCGTCGTCATCATCTGGGGCACCAATTACACGGTGGTGAAGGAGGCGCTGGGCTCCTTCCCGCCGCTGGCCTTCATGGCGCTGCGCTTCGCGATCGCCGCGGCGGCCATGGCCGTGGTGCTCCACACGCGCGAGGGCTGGAAGCCCCTGCCCCGCTCCACCCTGCTCAAGCTCGTGGGGCTCGGGTTCGTGGGCAACACGCTCTACCAGCTCTGCTTCATCCTGGGCCTGTCCCACACCACCGCCGCCAACAGCGGGATGCTCACCTCGGGCACGCCCGTGCTGACGGCGCTCCTGGGCGCCGCGCTGGGCGTGGATCGGCTCCGCAAGCCGCTGGCGATGGGACTGGCGCTCGCGGTGCCGGGCATGCTGCTCATCGTCAGCGCCCGCGGCCCCGAGCTGGACGCGGCGACGCGCCAGGGCGACTTCCTCATCCTCGGCGCCTCGCTGTGCTGGGCGCTCTACACCGTGGGCATCCGCTCGCTCGGCGCCGAGCTGTCCGCGCTGCGCATCACCGCGCTCACGATGATCACCGGCGCGCCCGGCGTCATTCTCATGGGCCTGCCCTCGGTGATGGAGCTGAAGGTGGAGAGCATCGGCCCGGGCGCCTGGTCCGGCCTGGTGTACTCGGCGCTCATCCCGCTGGTGCTGGCCTATGTCGTCTGGAGCCGCAGCGTGCAGGCGGTGGGCAGCAGCCGCACGGCCATCTACAACAGCGGCACTCCGGTGGTGGCGGCCGTCACCGCGTGGCTCGTGCGCGGCGAACAGCCCACGGGGTTGCAGATCGCCGGCGCGGTGCTCGTCATCTGCGGCGTGCTCGTCAGCCGAAGACGCTGA
- a CDS encoding pseudouridine-5'-phosphate glycosidase yields the protein MDLRYSEEVRRAKEQGAPLVAMETSVVAQGLPYPDNLGAARACEEAVRRAGAVPAPIAVVDGQVFIGLEEPQMRRLAEGRERLLKLGSRDLAVAIARGATGGTTVSATCELAAAAGIRVFATGGIGGVHRGVAEHLDISQDIWALARFPVAVVCAGAKSVLDLPKTMEALESAAVPVIGVGSDELPSFYSRSSGLMLEHQVEDAVAAARVARARFETLGQGGVLFTLPPPEETSLPRNEVELHIASALAEADRQGIRGKAVTPFLLSEMARRTGGKTLRANLALLTNNARFAGQLAVAYAQGSRT from the coding sequence ATGGACTTGCGTTATTCGGAAGAGGTCCGGCGCGCGAAGGAGCAGGGCGCGCCGCTGGTGGCGATGGAGACGAGCGTCGTGGCGCAGGGGTTGCCGTACCCGGACAACCTCGGGGCCGCGCGGGCGTGCGAGGAGGCGGTGCGCCGGGCGGGCGCCGTGCCCGCGCCCATCGCCGTGGTGGACGGGCAGGTGTTCATCGGCCTGGAGGAGCCCCAGATGCGCCGGCTCGCCGAGGGCCGTGAGCGCCTGCTGAAGCTGGGCTCGAGGGATCTGGCCGTGGCCATCGCCCGGGGCGCCACCGGAGGCACCACCGTGAGCGCCACGTGCGAGCTGGCCGCGGCGGCCGGCATCCGCGTCTTCGCCACCGGCGGCATCGGCGGCGTGCACCGGGGCGTGGCCGAGCACCTGGACATCTCCCAGGACATCTGGGCGCTGGCGCGCTTCCCGGTGGCCGTGGTGTGCGCCGGGGCCAAGTCCGTGTTGGACCTGCCCAAGACGATGGAGGCGCTGGAGAGCGCCGCGGTGCCCGTCATCGGCGTGGGCTCCGACGAGCTGCCGTCCTTCTACAGCCGCTCGTCCGGGCTGATGCTGGAGCACCAGGTGGAGGACGCGGTGGCGGCGGCGCGCGTCGCCCGGGCGCGCTTCGAGACGCTGGGGCAGGGCGGTGTCCTCTTCACGCTGCCTCCGCCCGAGGAGACGTCGCTGCCGCGCAACGAGGTGGAGCTGCACATCGCCTCCGCGCTGGCCGAGGCCGACCGGCAGGGCATCCGCGGCAAGGCGGTGACGCCCTTCCTGCTCTCGGAGATGGCCCGGCGCACCGGCGGTAAGACCCTGCGCGCCAACCTCGCGCTGCTGACGAACAACGCCCGCTTCGCGGGACAGCTCGCGGTGGCCTACGCCCAGGGCTCCCGGACCTGA
- a CDS encoding sensor histidine kinase yields MNGTTLEELLALVSRMAANEPHARCRVAAGPLAPLAEALNHLADQLATRHTRVEDAFGVQALIEQSPNIMFTCDVNARIRFLNFTIPGQTVADVVGANLYDFIAPESLENARTAIQRVLATGVPDGYEARPAANTGAEWYAARVGPIKVGQEIVGFTVILTDITDLKRTQLRLEQSNRELESFAYVASHDLQEPLRKIQTFGERLKATSAAALGPEGLGYLERMYGASTRMRRLIDDLLSFSRVASKAQPFARVDLAEIARDVVGDLEAAIEKEGATITLGTLPVFEADPMQMRQLLQNLVSNALKFRREDVAPAISIHGTEDARTGRCELVVQDNGIGFDEKYIDRIFNVFQRLHGRTSKYEGTGIGLAICRKIAERHGGSITAHSSPGEGAAFIVTLPLVQHSDR; encoded by the coding sequence GTGAACGGGACCACGCTCGAGGAGTTGCTCGCGCTGGTCTCCAGGATGGCGGCGAACGAGCCTCACGCGCGGTGTCGCGTCGCCGCGGGTCCACTGGCGCCGCTGGCCGAGGCCCTCAACCACCTGGCGGACCAGCTCGCGACGCGCCATACCCGGGTGGAGGATGCGTTCGGCGTCCAGGCGCTGATCGAGCAGTCGCCGAACATCATGTTCACCTGTGATGTGAACGCGCGCATCCGCTTCCTCAACTTCACCATTCCCGGGCAGACGGTGGCGGACGTGGTGGGCGCCAACCTCTATGACTTCATCGCCCCGGAGTCGTTGGAGAACGCGCGCACCGCCATCCAGCGGGTGCTCGCCACGGGGGTGCCCGACGGCTACGAGGCCCGGCCCGCGGCCAACACGGGCGCCGAGTGGTACGCGGCCCGGGTGGGACCCATCAAGGTGGGCCAGGAGATCGTCGGCTTCACGGTGATCCTCACCGACATCACGGACCTCAAGAGGACCCAGCTGCGCCTGGAGCAGTCCAACCGCGAGCTGGAGAGCTTCGCGTACGTGGCCTCGCACGACCTGCAGGAGCCGCTGCGGAAGATCCAGACCTTCGGGGAGCGCTTGAAGGCCACGTCCGCCGCCGCGCTGGGCCCCGAGGGGCTCGGCTACCTCGAGCGGATGTATGGCGCGTCGACCCGCATGCGCCGGCTGATCGACGACCTGCTCTCCTTCTCCCGGGTGGCCTCGAAGGCGCAACCCTTCGCCCGCGTGGACCTGGCGGAGATCGCACGCGACGTCGTGGGGGACCTCGAGGCGGCCATCGAGAAGGAGGGGGCGACCATCACCCTGGGCACGCTGCCCGTGTTCGAGGCGGACCCGATGCAGATGCGCCAGCTGCTGCAGAACCTCGTGAGCAACGCCCTCAAGTTCCGCCGGGAGGACGTGGCGCCCGCCATCTCCATCCACGGCACGGAGGATGCGAGGACCGGCCGGTGCGAGCTGGTGGTCCAGGACAACGGCATCGGCTTCGATGAGAAGTACATCGACCGTATCTTCAACGTGTTCCAGCGCCTGCACGGACGCACCAGCAAGTACGAGGGCACGGGGATCGGTCTGGCCATCTGCCGCAAGATCGCCGAGCGGCATGGCGGCAGCATCACGGCACACAGCTCACCCGGGGAGGGGGCGGCTTTCATCGTCACGCTACCGCTCGTGCAACACTCGGACAGGTGA